One genomic region from uncultured Subdoligranulum sp. encodes:
- a CDS encoding surface carbohydrate biosynthesis protein produces MALDFLILYEHTVREYESDLLLKLELERRGYKVEIRQLLDPKYRRLFREDKPEVLVASCMYDNEAINSHVYNNIGYCNKIVNLHWEQMLSDTQEEGDWFNMNGNAKKCIQTCWGKRTAARLQAHGMEAKNTPVTGAVMMDFLRPEFEGYFLGKEELCKKFGLDPAKKLHLYISSFGYASMSDAEVAELSKMAGTDFSGFARTNRVSMSETLSWFDRYLGDHPEVELVYRRHPSEWNSPALEELAQKRPNFHVIFADSVKQWIVAADSISIWMSTAIAEVYMAGKSCHILRPVPIEHEYDPVIYKDAHYVTSYEEFCAAMADPFPPFPIQREVIEGYFDPSPVPAYRRMADLLEDVYRNPPRDEPMGEGFTPHFNLLKYCALAGVHFLYRHHWEPRRVFCFCPPLANFAQRIYGYVDKAHVSPEQVAAMTERIRPYLR; encoded by the coding sequence GTGGCACTGGATTTTTTGATTTTGTATGAGCACACGGTCCGGGAATACGAGAGCGACCTGCTGCTCAAATTAGAACTGGAGCGCCGAGGGTACAAGGTGGAGATCCGCCAGCTGCTGGACCCCAAGTACCGCCGCCTTTTCCGGGAGGACAAGCCCGAGGTGCTGGTGGCCAGCTGCATGTACGATAACGAAGCCATCAACAGCCATGTGTACAATAACATCGGCTATTGCAACAAGATCGTCAACCTCCACTGGGAGCAGATGCTCTCCGACACCCAGGAGGAGGGCGACTGGTTCAACATGAACGGCAACGCCAAGAAGTGCATCCAGACCTGCTGGGGCAAGCGCACCGCCGCCCGGCTGCAGGCCCACGGCATGGAGGCGAAGAACACCCCCGTCACCGGCGCCGTCATGATGGACTTCCTGCGCCCCGAGTTCGAGGGGTATTTCCTGGGCAAAGAGGAGCTTTGCAAAAAGTTTGGCCTGGACCCCGCCAAAAAGCTGCACCTCTACATTTCCAGCTTCGGCTACGCCAGCATGAGTGACGCCGAGGTGGCGGAGCTCTCCAAAATGGCGGGCACCGATTTTTCCGGCTTTGCCCGCACCAACCGGGTTTCCATGTCCGAGACCCTCTCCTGGTTCGACCGGTATCTGGGCGACCACCCCGAGGTGGAGCTTGTCTACCGCCGCCATCCCAGCGAGTGGAACAGCCCCGCTCTGGAAGAGCTGGCCCAAAAGCGGCCCAACTTCCATGTGATCTTCGCCGATTCCGTCAAACAGTGGATCGTGGCGGCGGATTCCATCTCCATCTGGATGAGCACCGCCATCGCCGAGGTGTATATGGCGGGCAAGAGCTGCCACATCCTGCGTCCTGTGCCCATCGAGCACGAGTACGACCCCGTCATCTACAAGGACGCCCACTATGTGACCAGCTACGAGGAATTCTGCGCCGCCATGGCCGACCCCTTCCCGCCCTTTCCCATCCAGCGGGAGGTCATCGAGGGCTACTTTGATCCCTCCCCGGTGCCGGCCTACCGCCGGATGGCCGACCTTCTCGAGGATGTCTACAGGAACCCGCCCCGGGACGAACCCATGGGCGAGGGCTTTACCCCCCACTTCAACCTGCTCAAATACTGCGCCCTGGCCGGGGTGCATTTTCTCTACCGCCACCACTGGGAACCCCGCCGGGTCTTCTGTTTCTGCCCGCCGCTGGCAAACTTCGCCCAGCGCATCTACGGCTATGTGGACAAGGCCCACGTGAGCCCCGAACAGGTCGCCGCCATGACCGAACGCATCCGGCCCTACCTGCGGTAA
- a CDS encoding MBOAT family O-acyltransferase, translated as MSLQSFGFFGFLLVVVAVYLHLPRRVQSPFLLAASWVFYALAMPSMLGVTITIAVFTYLCGRALAGPHKVAALRVGVIGLLGILAFFKYNGAFQGLAGWQAVAMPLGISFYSFAAIAYLIDAARGDCEVEPSFIRCALFLNFFATVTQGPICRAGALLPQFQEEHRFDAARTVRGLRLMALGLFKLVAVSDVLGVFVDEVFPNYQNYGGPMLLLGAVGYTLQLYFNFSGYSEVARAVGLFLGLELPENFKTPFFATNFSGFWSRWHISFSSWLQDYLFMPLAWADLSGVTRGKLTRLPAEACVFIVFFVSGFWHGNTLPFVVWGLLQACYRLGEELLHRRFGKPKKKAPARVVRAKRAVVFALWTVSMVFFRVGSAPAGTLTVGDAFGYLAGWFRGWAPGRFAGELYSAVYTAFYANTLMVAAYYAFLAVVLVLAFYLDTRRAFTYKNKPAEIALAGEKHRWAVYYLLVIFLLAGYIMQSGGFGNAGFGMYAGF; from the coding sequence TTGAGCCTGCAGAGTTTTGGCTTTTTCGGCTTTTTGCTGGTGGTGGTCGCGGTGTATCTGCATCTGCCCCGGCGCGTCCAGAGTCCCTTTCTGCTGGCGGCCAGCTGGGTGTTCTACGCCCTGGCCATGCCGTCCATGCTGGGGGTGACCATCACCATTGCGGTGTTCACTTACCTCTGCGGCCGGGCGCTGGCAGGCCCCCACAAGGTTGCAGCCTTGCGGGTGGGGGTCATCGGGCTGCTGGGCATCCTTGCCTTCTTCAAGTATAACGGTGCCTTCCAGGGGCTGGCGGGCTGGCAGGCCGTGGCCATGCCGCTGGGCATCAGCTTTTACAGCTTTGCGGCCATCGCCTACCTCATCGACGCCGCCCGGGGCGACTGCGAGGTGGAACCCAGTTTCATCCGCTGTGCGCTGTTTCTGAACTTTTTTGCCACCGTCACCCAGGGGCCCATCTGCCGGGCCGGGGCGCTGCTGCCCCAGTTCCAGGAGGAACACCGCTTTGATGCCGCCCGCACCGTGCGGGGGCTGCGGCTCATGGCGCTGGGTCTCTTCAAGCTGGTGGCGGTGAGCGATGTGCTGGGCGTCTTTGTGGACGAGGTCTTCCCCAATTACCAGAACTACGGCGGCCCCATGCTGCTGCTGGGCGCCGTGGGGTATACCTTGCAGCTCTACTTCAACTTTTCGGGCTACTCCGAAGTAGCCCGGGCCGTGGGGCTTTTCCTGGGCCTCGAACTGCCGGAAAACTTCAAGACGCCTTTCTTTGCCACCAACTTCTCGGGATTCTGGAGCCGCTGGCACATCAGTTTTTCCTCCTGGCTGCAGGATTACCTCTTCATGCCGCTGGCCTGGGCCGATCTTTCCGGCGTGACCCGGGGCAAGCTGACCCGCCTGCCCGCCGAGGCCTGCGTCTTTATCGTCTTTTTCGTGTCGGGCTTCTGGCACGGCAACACCCTGCCCTTTGTGGTGTGGGGTCTTTTGCAGGCCTGCTACCGGCTGGGGGAGGAGCTGCTCCACCGCCGGTTCGGCAAACCCAAAAAGAAAGCCCCGGCCCGGGTGGTGCGCGCCAAACGGGCCGTGGTCTTTGCCCTGTGGACGGTGAGCATGGTGTTCTTCCGGGTGGGGTCCGCCCCCGCCGGCACCCTGACCGTGGGGGATGCCTTCGGGTATCTGGCAGGCTGGTTCCGTGGCTGGGCCCCCGGCCGCTTTGCCGGGGAGCTGTACAGCGCCGTCTACACCGCCTTCTACGCCAACACCCTCATGGTGGCGGCCTACTATGCCTTCCTCGCAGTGGTGCTGGTGCTGGCCTTTTATCTCGACACCCGCCGGGCCTTCACCTACAAAAACAAACCTGCCGAGATCGCCCTGGCCGGGGAAAAGCACCGCTGGGCGGTCTACTACCTGCTGGTGATTTTCCTGCTGGCGGGCTACATTATGCAGAGCGGCGGCTTTGGCAACGCGGGCTTCGGGATGTACGCGGGATTTTAA
- a CDS encoding potassium transporter TrkG yields MKAIVHLLKKQPPARIIALGFALAILLGAALLKLPVSVRDTATVSWTDALFTSTSAVCVTGLIAVDTADTFTPFGQAVVAGLIQVGGLGVTSIGMGLALAAGRRISLKGRSLVREALNVDSFEGMVRLVRAVLFMTLCFELAGVVCSFPVFIQDFPPLHALWISIFHSIAAFNNSGFDILGGLRNLIPYHDNVWLNLVTCGLIIFGGIGFLVVLDVIKCRFRFRKFTLHTKVVLTTTAVLLAAGTVLLQLTDGIGWLAAFFHSTSARTAGFSTMPLGELSNAGLFVLTILMFIGASPGSTGGGIKTTTFFVLMQEVACIFSKRRPGAFHRRLPDGAMRKAATIALLGMIVVCTGTFLLCVLEPDLTLMQLLFEDVSAFGTVGLSTGITPDLLDASKLILILTMYTGRVGAFTLLSIWVERPEPSARYTEEAITIG; encoded by the coding sequence ATGAAAGCAATCGTACATCTTCTCAAAAAGCAGCCCCCCGCGCGGATCATCGCCCTGGGCTTTGCCCTGGCCATCCTGCTGGGGGCGGCGCTGCTCAAACTGCCCGTCTCGGTGCGGGATACCGCCACCGTCAGCTGGACCGACGCCCTCTTCACCTCCACCAGCGCGGTCTGCGTCACCGGCCTCATCGCCGTCGACACCGCCGACACCTTCACCCCCTTCGGCCAGGCCGTGGTGGCGGGGCTCATCCAGGTCGGCGGCCTGGGCGTCACCTCCATCGGCATGGGCCTGGCCCTGGCGGCGGGGCGGCGCATCAGCCTCAAGGGGCGGTCGCTGGTGCGGGAGGCCCTCAACGTGGACAGCTTCGAGGGCATGGTCCGCCTGGTGCGCGCGGTGCTGTTTATGACGCTGTGCTTTGAGCTGGCGGGCGTTGTCTGCAGTTTCCCGGTGTTCATCCAGGATTTCCCGCCGCTGCACGCCTTGTGGATCAGCATCTTCCACTCCATCGCGGCGTTCAACAACTCGGGCTTTGACATTTTGGGCGGGCTGCGCAACCTGATCCCCTACCACGATAACGTCTGGCTCAACCTTGTCACCTGCGGCCTTATCATCTTTGGCGGTATCGGCTTCCTCGTCGTGCTCGACGTCATCAAGTGCCGGTTCCGCTTCCGCAAGTTCACGCTGCACACCAAAGTGGTGCTTACCACCACGGCGGTGCTGCTGGCTGCCGGCACGGTGCTGCTGCAGCTTACCGACGGCATCGGCTGGCTGGCGGCGTTTTTCCACAGCACGTCGGCGCGTACCGCGGGCTTCTCGACGATGCCGCTGGGCGAGCTCAGCAACGCGGGCCTGTTCGTGCTCACGATTTTGATGTTCATCGGCGCTTCGCCCGGGTCCACCGGCGGCGGTATCAAGACGACGACCTTCTTTGTCCTCATGCAGGAGGTCGCCTGCATCTTCAGCAAGCGCCGCCCCGGGGCCTTCCACCGCCGCCTGCCCGACGGCGCCATGCGCAAAGCGGCCACCATCGCGCTGCTGGGCATGATCGTCGTGTGCACCGGCACCTTCCTGCTCTGCGTGCTGGAACCCGACCTGACGCTGATGCAGCTGCTGTTTGAGGATGTCTCGGCCTTCGGCACCGTCGGCCTTTCCACCGGCATCACGCCGGACCTGCTGGACGCCAGCAAACTGATCCTGATCTTAACGATGTACACCGGGCGCGTCGGCGCGTTCACGCTGCTGTCGATCTGGGTCGAGCGCCCCGAACCTTCCGCCCGCTATACCGAGGAAGCCATCACCATCGGCTGA
- a CDS encoding TrkA family potassium uptake protein gives MKLKKNDSSAMYGVIGLGRFGTALVKTLAEAGEEVIAIDKNEERVREVRAYTDYAFVVDNLSETALKETGMQNCGTVTICIGEQIDMSILTTMLVIKLGVPNVIAKATSEVHGEVLKRMGATVVYPEADMAVRIGRRLIFGNLLDYVALADGVEVRRIAVGGHVVGRSIQELDVRRNYGINIIAVERDGHTDVEFTAGYRFVAGDTVAVIGNVDKIDHFEKELQD, from the coding sequence ATGAAACTGAAAAAGAACGATTCTTCCGCGATGTACGGCGTCATCGGCCTGGGCCGTTTTGGCACGGCGCTGGTCAAGACGCTGGCCGAAGCCGGCGAGGAAGTCATCGCCATCGACAAAAATGAGGAGCGCGTGCGCGAGGTGCGCGCCTACACCGACTACGCCTTCGTGGTGGACAATCTCAGCGAGACCGCCCTGAAAGAGACCGGCATGCAGAACTGCGGCACGGTGACCATCTGCATCGGCGAGCAGATCGACATGAGCATCCTCACCACCATGCTGGTGATCAAGCTGGGGGTGCCCAACGTCATCGCCAAGGCCACCAGCGAGGTGCACGGCGAGGTGCTCAAGCGGATGGGAGCCACGGTGGTCTACCCCGAAGCGGACATGGCGGTGCGCATCGGGCGGCGGCTGATTTTCGGCAATCTCTTGGACTATGTGGCGCTGGCCGACGGCGTGGAGGTGCGCCGCATTGCGGTGGGCGGCCACGTGGTGGGCCGGAGCATCCAGGAGCTGGACGTGCGCCGGAATTACGGCATCAACATCATCGCGGTGGAGCGGGACGGCCACACCGACGTGGAATTCACGGCGGGCTACCGCTTTGTGGCGGGGGACACCGTGGCGGTGATCGGCAATGTGGACAAGATCGACCACTTTGAGAAGGAACTGCAGGACTGA
- a CDS encoding sugar kinase yields MEHCNPILKNQQSPQKFITIGEVMLRLTPPNYEKIRMATNFEASYGGSEANIALALANLGVDSTFFSVVPNNSLGKSAIRWLRSNDVHCTPMILSTKEETPTQRLGTYYLETGYGIRPSKVIYDRMHSALTEYDLSKVDVEGLLDGFDWLHLSGITPALNQNCADFILRCLQVAKDKGLTVSFDGNFRSTLWSWEAARDYCTRCLPYVDVLFGIEPYHLWRDENDHSKGDWKDGVPLQPSYEQQDEIFQRFVERYPNIRCIGRHVRYVHSGSENSLKAFMWYENHTFESKLFTFNILDRVGGGDAFASGLIYAMMHDYRPMDMVNFAVASSAIKHTIHGDANITDDVDTIRNLMNMNYDIKR; encoded by the coding sequence ATGGAACACTGCAATCCCATTCTGAAGAATCAGCAAAGCCCGCAGAAGTTCATCACCATCGGCGAAGTCATGCTGCGCCTGACGCCGCCCAACTACGAAAAGATCCGCATGGCCACCAACTTTGAGGCCAGCTACGGCGGCAGCGAGGCGAACATCGCCCTGGCGCTGGCCAACCTGGGGGTGGATTCCACCTTTTTCAGCGTGGTGCCCAACAATTCCCTGGGCAAAAGCGCCATCCGGTGGCTGCGCTCCAACGACGTGCACTGCACGCCGATGATCCTCTCCACCAAGGAGGAGACCCCCACCCAGCGCCTGGGTACCTATTACCTGGAGACCGGCTACGGCATCCGGCCCAGCAAGGTCATCTACGACCGGATGCACAGCGCCCTCACCGAGTACGACCTGTCCAAGGTGGACGTGGAAGGGCTGCTGGACGGCTTCGACTGGCTGCATCTGTCGGGCATCACGCCGGCGCTGAACCAGAACTGTGCCGACTTCATCCTGCGTTGCCTGCAGGTGGCCAAGGACAAGGGGCTGACGGTCAGCTTTGACGGCAACTTCCGCAGCACGCTGTGGAGCTGGGAGGCTGCCCGGGACTACTGCACCCGCTGCCTGCCCTACGTGGATGTGCTGTTCGGCATCGAGCCCTACCACCTGTGGCGGGACGAGAACGACCACTCCAAGGGGGACTGGAAGGACGGCGTGCCGCTGCAGCCCAGCTACGAGCAGCAGGACGAAATCTTCCAGCGGTTTGTGGAGCGGTATCCCAACATCCGGTGCATCGGACGGCATGTGCGGTATGTCCATTCGGGCAGCGAGAACAGCCTCAAGGCCTTCATGTGGTACGAGAACCACACCTTCGAGAGCAAGCTCTTTACCTTTAATATTCTGGACCGGGTGGGCGGCGGCGACGCCTTCGCCAGCGGCCTGATCTACGCCATGATGCACGACTACCGCCCCATGGATATGGTGAATTTTGCGGTGGCGTCCAGCGCCATCAAGCACACCATCCACGGCGACGCCAACATCACCGACGACGTGGACACCATCCGCAACCTGATGAACATGAACTACGACATCAAGCGGTAA
- a CDS encoding DMT family transporter: MENKKQLRNTLMLVVAALIWGTAFVAQSVGSGYMGPYTFLASRSWLACAFLLGLMGVRRANQRRQGKRLPFWVHGKTLAIGGALCGVALFAASAAQQMGIGTTSTAKAGFMTALYVVLVPVCGIFLGSRPGVKLWACVAVSVVGLYLLCLAGRDTLSLTGGEWQLLLCAFLFTLQILLVNHFSPRLDGIQLSFAQFFTVSVVSTVFMFLFEQPTPEQFAGAAVSVLYCGIMSSGVAYTLQIVGQQELDPTIASLAMCLESVFSALAGWIILGQTLTGTELAGCVLMFAAIVASQLPDRKRS, encoded by the coding sequence ATGGAAAACAAAAAACAACTGCGCAACACGCTGATGCTCGTGGTGGCCGCGCTGATCTGGGGCACGGCCTTCGTGGCCCAGAGCGTGGGCAGCGGCTACATGGGCCCCTACACCTTCCTGGCCAGCCGCAGCTGGCTGGCCTGCGCCTTCCTGCTGGGGCTCATGGGGGTGCGGCGGGCAAACCAGCGCCGCCAGGGCAAACGGCTGCCCTTCTGGGTCCACGGCAAAACGCTGGCCATCGGCGGCGCCCTGTGCGGCGTGGCCCTCTTTGCGGCCTCCGCCGCCCAGCAGATGGGCATCGGCACCACCAGCACCGCCAAGGCCGGCTTCATGACCGCCCTGTATGTGGTGCTGGTGCCGGTGTGCGGCATCTTCCTGGGCAGCCGCCCGGGGGTCAAACTCTGGGCCTGCGTGGCCGTCAGCGTGGTGGGCCTGTATCTGCTCTGCCTGGCCGGGCGGGACACCCTCTCCCTCACGGGGGGCGAATGGCAGCTGCTGCTCTGCGCCTTCCTGTTCACGTTGCAGATCCTGCTGGTCAACCATTTCAGCCCCCGGCTGGACGGCATCCAGCTCAGCTTCGCCCAGTTCTTCACCGTGTCGGTGGTGTCCACCGTCTTCATGTTTCTCTTTGAACAACCCACCCCCGAACAGTTCGCCGGGGCGGCGGTGTCGGTGCTCTACTGCGGCATCATGTCCAGCGGCGTGGCCTACACCCTGCAGATCGTGGGCCAGCAGGAACTGGACCCCACCATCGCCAGCCTGGCCATGTGCCTGGAGAGCGTCTTCAGCGCCCTGGCCGGCTGGATCATCCTGGGCCAGACCCTCACCGGCACCGAACTGGCCGGCTGTGTGCTCATGTTCGCGGCCATCGTGGCCAGCCAGCTGCCCGACCGGAAACGCAGCTGA
- a CDS encoding ABC transporter ATP-binding protein encodes MKDLRLIFRYSKPYLRDLIVAVGLLIIECAFEMIIPVLMSTLIDDGVPHHDMSIILRQGILMVVCAVLALITGLLYARFAARYANGFAAELRLAEYASVQKFDFANLDHFSAASLVTRMTTDATVLLNAVNTGLRPLVRSPVMLFMGLGMAFLLSPRLTIIFLIATPILAAMLAWIVSHVAPLYGRQQSAVDHLNSRIQEGLTAIRVIKAFVRGDWENQQFDEVNTELSDASTETFRLAVLNMPSFQLVMYVCIVCIMWFGGGFILEGSMSVGQLTAFLSYVLQVLNSVMMFSGVFLQMTRSLASARRIREVLTEQPDLANADHPVETIGNGAIDFENVSFKYNAAAQKNALSDITLHIPAGATVGIIGGTGSAKTTLVQLIPRLYDATAGTVKVGGRDVRDYDLAALRDAVGIVLQKNLLFSGTIRDNLKWGNPDATDEEILAACRAARADEFLDRMPQGLDTDLGQGGVNVSGGQKQRLCIARTLLKHPKVLIFDDSTSAVDTATESGIRHALAQLTDVTKLIIAQRISSVQSADLIVILDDGRLHAVGTHAELLAHDTIYQEIYQSQRKGGDQQ; translated from the coding sequence ATGAAGGATCTTCGGCTGATCTTCCGTTACAGCAAGCCCTATCTGCGGGACCTCATCGTGGCGGTGGGGCTGCTCATCATCGAGTGCGCCTTTGAGATGATCATCCCGGTGCTCATGTCCACCCTCATCGACGACGGCGTGCCCCACCACGATATGTCCATCATCCTTCGCCAGGGCATCCTCATGGTGGTCTGCGCGGTGCTGGCCCTCATCACCGGGCTGCTCTACGCCCGGTTCGCCGCCCGCTACGCCAACGGCTTCGCCGCCGAACTGCGCCTGGCCGAGTACGCCTCGGTGCAGAAGTTCGACTTCGCCAACCTGGACCATTTTTCCGCCGCCTCGCTGGTCACCCGCATGACCACCGATGCCACCGTGCTGCTCAACGCCGTCAACACCGGCCTGCGGCCGCTGGTGCGCAGCCCGGTCATGCTGTTCATGGGCCTGGGCATGGCCTTCCTGCTCAGCCCCCGGCTCACCATCATCTTCCTCATCGCCACCCCCATCCTGGCCGCCATGCTGGCCTGGATCGTCAGCCATGTGGCGCCCCTCTACGGCCGCCAGCAGAGCGCCGTGGACCATCTGAACAGCCGCATCCAGGAGGGCCTCACCGCCATCCGGGTCATCAAGGCCTTCGTGCGTGGGGACTGGGAAAACCAGCAGTTTGACGAGGTCAACACCGAACTCAGCGACGCCAGCACCGAGACCTTCCGCCTGGCCGTGCTGAACATGCCCTCCTTCCAGCTGGTCATGTATGTCTGCATCGTCTGCATCATGTGGTTCGGCGGCGGCTTCATCCTGGAGGGCTCCATGAGCGTGGGCCAGCTCACCGCCTTCCTCAGCTATGTGCTGCAGGTGCTCAACTCGGTGATGATGTTCTCCGGCGTCTTCCTCCAGATGACCCGCTCCCTGGCCAGCGCCCGCCGTATCCGGGAGGTGCTCACCGAGCAGCCCGATCTGGCCAACGCCGACCACCCGGTGGAAACCATCGGGAACGGCGCCATCGACTTTGAGAACGTCAGCTTCAAGTATAACGCCGCCGCCCAGAAAAACGCCCTGTCGGACATCACGCTGCACATCCCGGCGGGCGCCACGGTGGGCATCATCGGCGGTACCGGCTCGGCCAAGACCACGCTGGTCCAGCTGATCCCCCGCCTCTACGACGCCACCGCCGGCACCGTCAAGGTGGGCGGCCGAGACGTGCGGGACTACGACCTGGCCGCCCTGCGGGATGCCGTGGGCATCGTGCTGCAGAAGAACCTGCTCTTCTCGGGCACCATCCGGGATAACCTGAAATGGGGCAACCCCGATGCCACCGACGAGGAGATCCTGGCCGCCTGCCGGGCTGCCCGGGCCGACGAGTTCCTGGACCGCATGCCCCAGGGCCTGGACACCGACCTGGGCCAGGGCGGCGTCAATGTGTCGGGCGGCCAGAAGCAGCGCCTCTGCATCGCCCGGACCCTACTCAAGCACCCCAAGGTGCTGATCTTCGATGACTCCACCAGCGCCGTGGATACCGCCACCGAGTCGGGCATCCGCCACGCCCTGGCCCAGCTCACCGATGTGACCAAACTCATCATCGCCCAGCGCATCAGTTCGGTGCAGAGCGCCGACCTCATCGTCATTCTGGACGACGGCCGGCTCCACGCCGTGGGCACCCACGCCGAACTGCTGGCCCACGATACCATCTACCAGGAAATCTACCAGTCCCAGCGGAAAGGGGGCGACCAGCAATGA
- a CDS encoding ABC transporter ATP-binding protein: MMRVTGGRRPQNLEHTLRCLWVYLKHHSVMLALVAVLASLSAIAALIGTYMIRPVVNGLLENGSLTYLAAGVGLTAVVYLVGALCTLGYSQIMVRAAQKILREIRRDLFAHLQTLPLQFFDTHRKGDLMSLFTNDVDTVSDALNNSFALVIQTFVQVAGTLIMLFVLNWKLSLLVVVGYAAMFWYIDFSTKHSRAFYARQQGCLGELDAYIEEMIAGQKVVKVFNHQQADLQGFAARNEKLRQAGTGAQSYAATMIPAVVSIGYINYAVIAVLGGLMVMKGWTDLGSLASYLVFVRQTTMPINQFTQQGNFLLAALAGAERIFTAMEEDPEVDAGTVDLVTVRQAPDGTLTECTDGEVTGHWAWCDRSRPNVPFQPLEGHVRFHNVDFGYVKGHLILQGLSLYAKPGQKIAFVGSTGAGKTTITNLINRFYDVTAGSITYDGIDVRLIRKDALRRSLGIVLQDTHLFTGTVADNIRFGKLDATQEEVERAAKIANADSFIRRLPKGYDTMVTADGANLSQGQRQLLAIARAAVADPPVLILDEATSSIDTRTEALIEKGMDRLMEGRTVFVIAHRLSTVRNADAIIVLEHGHIVERGTHEELLAQKGEYYQLYNGMFELS, encoded by the coding sequence ATGATGCGTGTTACCGGCGGGCGCCGCCCGCAAAATCTGGAACATACCCTCCGCTGCCTGTGGGTCTACCTGAAACACCACAGCGTCATGCTGGCCCTGGTGGCGGTGCTGGCTTCCCTCAGCGCCATCGCGGCCCTCATCGGCACCTACATGATCCGCCCGGTGGTCAACGGCCTGCTGGAAAACGGCAGCCTCACCTACCTGGCCGCCGGCGTGGGCCTGACGGCGGTGGTTTACCTGGTGGGCGCCCTCTGCACGCTGGGCTACAGCCAGATCATGGTCCGCGCCGCCCAGAAGATCCTGCGGGAGATCCGCCGCGACCTCTTCGCCCACCTGCAGACGCTGCCCCTCCAGTTCTTCGACACCCACCGCAAGGGCGACCTGATGAGCCTCTTCACCAACGATGTGGATACCGTCTCGGACGCCCTGAACAACAGTTTCGCCCTGGTCATCCAGACCTTCGTCCAGGTGGCGGGCACGCTGATCATGCTGTTCGTGCTGAACTGGAAGCTGTCGCTGCTGGTGGTGGTGGGTTACGCCGCCATGTTCTGGTATATTGACTTCAGCACCAAACACAGCCGGGCGTTCTACGCCAGACAGCAGGGCTGCCTGGGCGAACTGGACGCCTACATCGAGGAGATGATCGCCGGCCAGAAGGTGGTCAAGGTGTTCAACCACCAGCAGGCCGACCTGCAGGGCTTTGCCGCCCGCAACGAAAAACTGCGCCAGGCCGGTACCGGTGCCCAGAGCTACGCCGCCACCATGATCCCGGCGGTGGTCAGTATCGGGTATATCAACTACGCGGTCATCGCGGTGCTGGGCGGCCTCATGGTCATGAAGGGCTGGACCGACCTGGGCAGCCTGGCCAGCTATCTGGTCTTTGTGCGCCAGACCACCATGCCCATCAACCAGTTCACCCAGCAGGGCAACTTCCTGCTGGCTGCCCTGGCCGGCGCCGAGCGTATCTTCACCGCCATGGAGGAGGACCCCGAGGTGGATGCAGGCACGGTGGATCTTGTCACGGTGCGGCAGGCCCCCGACGGTACCCTCACCGAGTGCACCGACGGGGAAGTCACCGGCCACTGGGCCTGGTGTGACCGCAGCCGTCCCAACGTGCCCTTCCAGCCGCTGGAAGGCCACGTGCGGTTCCACAACGTGGACTTCGGCTACGTGAAAGGCCACCTGATCCTGCAGGGACTGTCCCTCTACGCCAAGCCCGGCCAGAAGATCGCCTTTGTGGGTTCCACCGGCGCCGGCAAGACCACCATCACCAACCTGATCAACCGGTTCTACGATGTGACGGCGGGGTCCATCACCTACGACGGCATCGACGTGCGGCTCATCCGCAAGGACGCTTTGCGCCGCAGCCTGGGCATCGTGCTGCAGGACACCCACCTGTTCACCGGCACGGTGGCGGACAACATCCGCTTCGGCAAGCTGGACGCCACCCAGGAGGAGGTGGAGCGGGCGGCGAAGATCGCCAACGCCGACTCCTTCATCCGCCGCCTGCCCAAGGGGTATGACACGATGGTCACCGCCGACGGCGCCAACCTGAGCCAGGGCCAGCGCCAGCTGCTGGCCATCGCCCGGGCGGCGGTGGCGGATCCGCCGGTGCTGATCCTGGACGAAGCCACCTCCAGCATCGACACCCGCACCGAGGCCCTCATTGAGAAGGGCATGGACCGCCTGATGGAGGGCCGAACGGTGTTCGTGATCGCCCACCGGCTGTCCACGGTGCGCAACGCCGATGCCATCATCGTGCTGGAGCACGGCCACATTGTGGAGCGCGGCACCCACGAGGAGTTGCTGGCCCAGAAGGGCGAGTACTACCAGCTGTACAACGGCATGTTTGAACTCTCCTGA
- a CDS encoding helix-turn-helix transcriptional regulator, with protein MKENRISFYRLANEGIDAQTLQRIRHDKPVTTDTLGKICSILHCQPGDLIEYIDSSREEKSVD; from the coding sequence ATGAAAGAGAACCGTATTTCCTTCTACCGTTTGGCCAACGAAGGAATTGATGCGCAAACTCTGCAACGAATACGCCATGACAAGCCTGTCACTACCGACACACTCGGAAAAATCTGCAGCATCCTGCACTGCCAGCCGGGAGATCTGATTGAATATATCGATTCATCCCGCGAAGAGAAATCTGTCGACTAG